The Actinomycetota bacterium genome includes a region encoding these proteins:
- a CDS encoding Veg family protein, with protein sequence MNISKIPRTEIVDRIRSDLECFVGTKMKLRANIGRCKIVEREGVLEETHPNLFVVRVEEKRNRSRRVSYSYADVLTKTVELTHPQSGEKILPWLH encoded by the coding sequence ATGAATATTTCCAAGATACCTCGAACGGAGATTGTTGATCGCATTAGAAGCGATCTTGAATGCTTTGTGGGTACTAAAATGAAGCTCCGTGCCAATATCGGTCGATGTAAGATTGTAGAGAGGGAAGGTGTACTTGAGGAAACCCATCCCAATCTTTTTGTGGTGAGGGTGGAGGAGAAAAGGAACAGGTCAAGGCGGGTCTCATATAGTTATGCTGATGTGTTGACCAAAACCGTAGAACTCACTCATCCTCAAAGTGGAGAAAAGATTCTTCCATGGCTTCATTAA
- the ispE gene encoding 4-(cytidine 5'-diphospho)-2-C-methyl-D-erythritol kinase has protein sequence MKSLKLKAYAKINLYLDILGRRADGYHDIQSIMQTLELSDTLLIFEHSRTEVICDSSFLSPDRNLIWQAAKLLQERYKIKRGALIKLIKNIPVAAGLGGGSADAAAILIGLNLLWDLNLSLDRLQKLGEDLGSDVPFCVRGGTVLVEGKGERLTPLPDLPRASVVIARPSFELPTPRVYSEFDQGDTAPLSRLFLILKAIHDKDMKEICSNLANILERPVFRHHPEVRRLKETAISAGALGALMTGSGPSVFAIVDSETMTKKVAGELGKICPRVITTAFYTQGVDILEQGKNRERLKHF, from the coding sequence GTGAAATCCCTCAAGCTTAAAGCGTACGCCAAGATAAACTTATATTTGGATATTTTAGGAAGACGTGCCGATGGGTATCATGATATACAATCCATCATGCAAACTCTCGAACTCTCGGATACTCTTTTGATTTTCGAGCACTCAAGGACCGAGGTTATATGCGACTCCTCTTTCCTTTCACCGGATAGGAATCTAATATGGCAGGCTGCGAAGCTCCTCCAAGAACGTTACAAAATAAAGCGGGGTGCTCTAATTAAACTCATTAAAAATATCCCAGTGGCTGCTGGTCTTGGGGGTGGAAGCGCCGATGCCGCAGCCATTTTAATTGGTTTAAATCTTTTGTGGGATCTCAATCTCTCCCTCGATCGGCTTCAAAAATTGGGAGAGGATTTGGGGTCAGATGTCCCCTTTTGTGTGAGAGGAGGAACGGTCCTCGTTGAGGGTAAAGGCGAAAGGCTTACTCCCCTTCCAGATCTTCCCAGAGCCTCCGTGGTTATCGCCAGACCCTCCTTTGAATTACCCACTCCTCGGGTGTATTCGGAGTTTGACCAAGGCGATACCGCTCCTCTTTCGAGACTTTTCTTAATCCTTAAAGCGATACACGACAAGGACATGAAGGAAATCTGCTCAAATTTAGCCAATATTTTGGAGAGACCCGTGTTTCGTCACCACCCTGAGGTACGGAGACTTAAGGAGACTGCCATCTCAGCGGGGGCATTGGGTGCCTTGATGACTGGTAGCGGACCCAGTGTATTTGCGATAGTCGATTCGGAGACGATGACTAAGAAGGTCGCCGGTGAGCTGGGCAAGATTTGCCCCAGGGTCATTACCACTGCCTTTTATACGCAAGGAGTGGACATCCTCGAGCAAGGCAAGAACCGAGAGAGGCTAAAACATTTTTGA
- a CDS encoding nucleotidyltransferase family protein has product MKVDALILAGGSLKGISGEDKVSKALIEIGGKPMIEYVIDVLKDCPQIGRMVVVIPSNAPLGNWAQRVDRVLFKDGSLTENIEAGMEYLGKDQLILVLSSDIPLITPEAIGDFLNRCLGRESRVYYPIISREEVEKRFPGTKRTYAALKEGTFTGGNIALIDPQVIRDNRELLERLYNLRKSPFQLVRVLGFRFILKFLFRRLTIGELEEKASHLIRTRGCAIITPFPEIGVDVDKDSDLELVRRILSRKEE; this is encoded by the coding sequence ATGAAGGTAGACGCCCTTATATTAGCCGGAGGAAGCTTGAAGGGCATATCGGGCGAGGATAAGGTATCCAAAGCGCTCATAGAGATAGGGGGAAAACCCATGATCGAGTACGTAATAGATGTACTTAAGGATTGTCCGCAAATTGGAAGAATGGTCGTGGTCATCCCCTCCAATGCCCCTTTGGGAAATTGGGCTCAAAGGGTTGATCGGGTTTTGTTCAAGGATGGTTCCTTGACCGAAAATATTGAAGCTGGAATGGAATATTTGGGCAAGGATCAACTGATACTCGTGCTCTCCTCGGATATTCCTTTAATCACCCCGGAGGCTATAGGTGATTTTCTGAACCGATGCTTAGGGAGAGAAAGCCGCGTCTATTATCCCATCATCTCCCGAGAAGAAGTCGAAAAGCGCTTTCCCGGTACCAAAAGGACCTACGCCGCTCTCAAGGAAGGTACATTCACCGGAGGGAATATAGCTTTGATTGATCCTCAGGTCATAAGGGATAATAGAGAGCTTCTGGAAAGATTGTATAATCTTCGAAAAAGTCCCTTTCAATTGGTTCGGGTATTGGGATTCAGATTTATCTTAAAATTTTTATTCCGGAGATTAACTATAGGGGAATTAGAGGAGAAGGCATCTCACCTCATCCGGACCAGGGGATGTGCGATCATCACACCCTTTCCAGAAATAGGTGTGGATGTCGATAAGGATAGCGATTTAGAACTCGTGAGGAGAATATTGTCTAGAAAGGAGGAGTAA